In a genomic window of Amycolatopsis japonica:
- a CDS encoding ATP-grasp domain-containing protein, which produces MSSAEGVVLVIGCGMRPYREYLLASAGHRHPLWLFNGTEPTWQERYITGATVLDTQDQDAVLAAARALHATTPVLGVVCWDEALIVAAAHVADELGVPGAGVSAIEGCRDKWFSRRTLTAAGVAQPDFGFVHDDEQAVRVAERIGYPVVVKPRGGGASIGVSLAEDAEAVRKAFRTAEDASFNGSPAYKGGALVEEYLSGPEISVDGAVVDGEYTPMFVARKTVGMHPYFEELGHLVSSADELLADPALRSTLARAHGAIDFRYGITHTELKLTERGPVIVEINGRLGGDLIPLLAKFATGIDPGAAAVDVALGMRPHIPHEAEPRWVGVRFGYPKQDCVVESVSVPDSLRNNGILASDSLVEPGSRLRLPPAEFISRHAYVICAGVDPDDCEAVLDKAMAQVRLTAHPLLPSVAAGG; this is translated from the coding sequence ATGAGCTCAGCGGAGGGTGTTGTCCTGGTGATCGGCTGCGGGATGCGGCCGTACCGGGAGTACCTGTTGGCGTCGGCCGGGCACCGGCATCCCTTGTGGTTGTTCAACGGGACCGAACCGACCTGGCAGGAGCGCTACATCACCGGCGCGACCGTGCTGGACACGCAGGACCAGGACGCCGTGCTGGCCGCGGCCCGCGCGCTCCACGCCACCACGCCGGTGCTCGGCGTGGTGTGCTGGGACGAGGCGCTGATCGTGGCGGCGGCGCATGTCGCGGACGAACTCGGCGTCCCGGGCGCGGGGGTCTCCGCGATCGAAGGCTGCCGTGACAAGTGGTTCAGCCGGCGGACGCTCACCGCGGCCGGTGTCGCGCAGCCCGATTTCGGGTTCGTGCACGACGACGAGCAGGCGGTCCGCGTGGCGGAGCGGATCGGGTATCCGGTCGTCGTCAAACCGCGCGGCGGCGGGGCCAGCATCGGCGTCAGTCTCGCGGAAGACGCCGAGGCGGTGCGGAAGGCGTTCCGGACCGCGGAGGACGCCAGCTTCAACGGCTCTCCCGCCTACAAGGGCGGGGCGCTGGTCGAGGAGTACCTGAGCGGCCCGGAGATCAGTGTGGACGGCGCCGTCGTCGACGGCGAGTACACGCCGATGTTCGTCGCGCGCAAGACGGTCGGGATGCATCCGTACTTCGAGGAGCTCGGCCATCTGGTCAGTTCCGCGGACGAACTGCTCGCCGACCCGGCCCTGCGCTCGACGCTGGCCCGCGCGCACGGCGCGATCGACTTCCGGTACGGCATCACCCACACCGAGCTCAAGCTCACCGAACGCGGGCCGGTGATCGTGGAGATCAACGGCAGGCTCGGCGGCGACCTGATCCCGTTGCTCGCCAAGTTCGCGACCGGGATCGACCCCGGCGCGGCCGCGGTCGACGTCGCCCTCGGCATGCGCCCCCACATCCCGCACGAGGCCGAGCCCCGGTGGGTCGGCGTCCGGTTCGGCTACCCGAAACAGGACTGTGTCGTCGAGTCGGTGTCCGTGCCGGATTCCTTGCGGAACAACGGGATCCTCGCCTCGGACAGCCTCGTCGAGCCGGGTTCGCGCCTGCGGCTGCCGCCGGCGGAGTTCATCTCGCGCCACGCGTACGTGATCTGCGCCGGCGTCGATCCCGACGACTGCGAAGCGGTGCTGGACAAGGCCATGGCCCAGGTCCGGCTGACCGCGCACCCCCTGCTGCCCTCGGTGGCCGCCGGTGGCTGA